Proteins encoded in a region of the Zea mays cultivar B73 chromosome 2, Zm-B73-REFERENCE-NAM-5.0, whole genome shotgun sequence genome:
- the LOC100857020 gene encoding uncharacterized protein LOC100857020 precursor, translated as MAPTRALPALWLSMAAAASYVVGEKYCRLCYLKGSSMVPTIQAQGDVGLLDRRCLAGYDFSHGDVVVFRLSTDHGMKMVQRLIALPGDWIQIPEKRDIRQVPSGHCWVEGDNAGNSWDSRHYGPVPLDLMEGKITHIIWPPHRVRRVDRMVPEGRIMPLSATPRRKQQ; from the exons ATGGCCCCAACGAGAGCGCTGCCCGCCCTCTGGTTGTCCATGGCCGCCGCCGCCAGCTATGTCGTCGGAGAAAAGTACTGCAGGTTGTGCTATCTGAAGGGCAGTTCCATGGTCCCCACTATCCAAGCCCAGGGCGACGTCGGGCTGCTGGACCGCCGCTGCCTTGCCGGCTACGACTTCTCCCACGGCGACGTCGTTGTTTTCAG GTTGTCGACGGATCATGGGATGAAGATGGTCCAGAGGCTGATCGCGCTGCCGGGGGATTGGATTCAGATCCCGGAGAAGCGGGACATCCGGCAGGTCCCCAGCGGCCACTGTTGGGTGGAAGGGGACAATGCCGGCAACAGCTGGGACTCGAGACACTATGGCCCC GTTCCTCTGGACCTGATGGAAGGGAAGATCACACACATAATCTGGCCACCCCATAGAGTGCGTCGGGTGGACAGGATGGTACCGGAAGGCAGGATTATGCCTCTGTCAGCAACTCCAAGGAGGAAGCAACAATAG
- the LOC100857020 gene encoding uncharacterized protein isoform X1 → MAPTRALPALWLSMAAAASYVVGEKYCRLCYLKGSSMVPTIQAQGDVGLLDRRCLAGYDFSHGDVVVFRSAAARSRTLLGVSSVGWVGRPADAIPFASQVVDGSWDEDGPEADRAAGGLDSDPGEAGHPAGPQRPLLGGRGQCRQQLGLETLWPRKGILPNNHS, encoded by the coding sequence ATGGCCCCAACGAGAGCGCTGCCCGCCCTCTGGTTGTCCATGGCCGCCGCCGCCAGCTATGTCGTCGGAGAAAAGTACTGCAGGTTGTGCTATCTGAAGGGCAGTTCCATGGTCCCCACTATCCAAGCCCAGGGCGACGTCGGGCTGCTGGACCGCCGCTGCCTTGCCGGCTACGACTTCTCCCACGGCGACGTCGTTGTTTTCAGGTCAGCTGCTGCGCGCAGCCGGACTCTCCTTGGCGTTTCTTCGGTTGGATGGGTCGGCCGGCCCGCTGATGCCATCCCGTTCGCATCGCAGGTTGTCGACGGATCATGGGATGAAGATGGTCCAGAGGCTGATCGCGCTGCCGGGGGATTGGATTCAGATCCCGGAGAAGCGGGACATCCGGCAGGTCCCCAGCGGCCACTGTTGGGTGGAAGGGGACAATGCCGGCAACAGCTGGGACTCGAGACACTATGGCCCCGTAAGGGCATTCTCCCTAACAATCATTCTTAG
- the LOC103646829 gene encoding probable RNA-dependent RNA polymerase 3: MDRLLTEGVDQDEKKSIVENMIKLVDLYYAALDGHKVDVDRHLRVKAYPHFMEKKGFESYHSSSILGRIYDETEEIIAQQCDEQIQITTLACFSEVESTPECTSLWEHRYQEYLTKSRGLFDLGKEEKNDEFQKLYQHYKHVSHRISPVLPD, translated from the exons ATGGACCGATTATTAACAGAAGGAGTCGATCAAGATGAGAAGAAGTCAATCGTGGAAAACATGATTAAATTAGTTGACCTTTATTATGCGGCTCTGGATGGGCACAAG GTAGATGTTGATCGCCATCTGAGAGTAAAAGCATATCCACACTTCATGGAGAAGAAAGGATTTGAATCCTACCATTCTTCATCTATTTTGGGCAGAATCTACGATGAGACTGAGGAAATAATAGCGCAGCAATGTGACGAACAGATCC AGATAACGACACTGGCGTGCTTCAGTGAGGTGGAGTCAACCCCGGAATGCACCTCCCTATGGGAACACCGGTACCAGGAGTACTTGACAAAGAGCAGGGGCCTTTTCGATCTGGGCAAGGAAGAAAAGAACGACGAGTTCCAGAAACTCTACCAACACTACAAACATGTAAGCCATCGTATCTCTCCTGTTTTACCTGACTAa